A part of Emys orbicularis isolate rEmyOrb1 chromosome 13, rEmyOrb1.hap1, whole genome shotgun sequence genomic DNA contains:
- the PYCR1 gene encoding pyrroline-5-carboxylate reductase 1, mitochondrial — translation MSVGFIGAGQLAFALARGFTAAGILAAHKITASSPDTDLPTVSGLRKIGVNFTISNKETVKNSDVLFLAVKPPIIPFILDEIGSDIENRHIVVSCAAGVTISSIEKKLSAFSPTPKVIRCMTNTPVIVREGATVYATGTHAEVEDGKLLEQLMASVGFCTEVEEDLIDAVTGLSGSGPAYAFTALDALADGGVKMGLPRRLAVRLGAQALLGAAKMLLESEQHPGQLKDNVCSPGGATIHALHFLESGGFRSLLINAVEASCIRTRELQHLADQEKVSPAAIKKTLLDKVKLESPSVSMASASKVSLFSSSWAPNSKKN, via the exons ATGAGCGTGGGCTTCATAGGAGCCGGGCAGCTCGCCTTCGCCCTGGCCCGGGGCTTCACCGCCGCAG GGATTTTGGCTGCTCATAAGATCACAGCAAGTTCCCCAGACACTGACCTCCCAACTGTATCTGGACTGAGG AAAATAGGTGTAAACTTCACTATAAGTAACAAGGAAACAGTTAAAAACAGCGATGTCCTGTTCCTGGCCGTGAAACCTCCCATCATTCCCTTCATTCTGGACGAGATTGGCTCAGACATAGAGAATCGCCACATCGTGGTCTCATGTGCTGCTGGTGTCACTATCAGCTCCATTGAGAAG AAACTCTCTGCCTTCTCTCCCACCCCAAAAGTGATCAGGTGCATGACTAACACACCTGTGATCGTGCGGGAAGGTGCTACCGTCTATGCCACGGGGACTCACGCAGAGGTGGAAGATGGGAAGCTCCTGGAACAGCTGATGGCCAGTGTGGGCTTCTGCACTGAAGTAGAAGAGGACCTAATAGATGCTGTTACAGGGCTCAGCGGCAGCGGCCCTGCTTAT GCATTCACAGCCCTGGATGCTCTGGCAGATGGAGGTGTGAAGATGGGGCTTCCCCGCAGGCTAGCTGTCCGACTTGGAGCCCAGGCCTTACTG GGCGCTGCCAAAATGCTGTTGGAATCTGAGCAGCATCCTGGGCAGCTGAAGGACAATGTCTGCTCACCTGGGGGAGCCACCATCCATGCCCTGCACTTCCTGGAGAGTGGAGGCTTTCGCTCACTGCTCATCAATGCCGTGGAGGCTTCCTGCATTCGCACAAG ggagctgcagcaccTAGCGGATCAGGAGAAGGTCTCCCCAGCTGCCATTAAGAAGACCCTTCTGGATAAGGTGAAGCTGGAGTCTCCCTCTGTTTCCATGGCCTCTGCCAGCAAAGTCAGTCtgttcagcagcagctgggcaccCAACAGCAAGAAGAACTGA